Below is a genomic region from Spiroplasma endosymbiont of Dioctria linearis.
ACATATATTTCATAATGCAACAATATTAAAAAAAAAAAAAAAATTTAAAATTATAGTTTTCTGAAAAGCTTTATTTTTAAATAAAATCAGTGAAAATTTAAAAAAACCAAGAATTAATGATTTTTTTTTGGTATTATTAATTTGCTTATTATCTTAAAAACAGTATCAAAAGGAGGATTAAGACTATGCGTGAAGGAGTTATTTTACGTTGTGCAACTTGCAAAGAAGAAAACTACATAGCAAAAAACGACAAAAGAAAAGAAAAGATTGAAG
It encodes:
- the rpmG gene encoding 50S ribosomal protein L33, coding for MREGVILRCATCKEENYIAKNDKRKEKIEVKKHCFKCNSHQVHKQKK